The Vibrio echinoideorum genome includes a region encoding these proteins:
- a CDS encoding FimV/HubP family polar landmark protein produces MFQIFKQWVMPFAVILATQISVVRADSIRVVGPNGQIQSAPTFSEPLQRAQFDSAEPSRFYGPTRGSETLWSIASKLRPDNSVSVQQTLLAIYRLNPQAFENQNIHSLLPSSNLRVPSLEQTRASSTQQAINIMNSHLAKLDASAIKPAASKPKAVQAPSRTDAKAKPLASTESVPAKQASKTEPVKKPSSPTQLFPVKEVNKLEKQLELSETELLSLEEKNHQLRLMLSNVQLEVDELKTELSDEDRIRSEVEKLLDEERRKNAEIEKMAPSAMDELLSNGWLVAALAIIPGLLLGLIVVMLLGRRSKDDEQQQTNQDQPIQPEPSNVAPITLGDEMDDFDNDLSLDDELFGTEDDANKLFDDQALAEEDDVFAGLEESDLDFNLDGEDDDPFASIGDNGDLDTNFDDLDLDSSNGISVNGEEKALGLEEMERALDKTAESALDSDDGDFDLSDDNAMSTGDIEALLSQESATEDLGSNELDQSLLDDLFALDDEDDDSFDIDALISEEQNDSATNTEMSATDDFDIDALISEQQSDAKPVDLSNDEFDIDALISEQQTSQPSAPSVEDDIDDIFAQVAAQNNEANDPFNLDSDDEIASGLNSGLASDDDIDSILAQFDQPLKSEEEQGSVDLLDEQLSGNDVDLSNSTDLLDEMLEDESDDESEKPLGFDALSELEELSGLSTDDELNIAEDSTETLDELISDSDDDDFELDAESTELLDDFLDSELLVDDLSTDETDKQKTESLDPFDDLLTSGIEDELESEEQAFDKELDAAFDLDKASDDLIIDSDVELEQVTAQPTEVELPEVESAQTTDTSETLQPEQLSTSDELLDSELAENKADVQSENDKAFNSDDFIDDLFGVAPATDALLDDALETTDEALIDELMTPNDSDLQEAVEEPTEALIDPISEPEQTPLSDVAEALTEENVSSVEDDEMDIDSLLSENSDFEASTFDELEQEEPSQQKAEQEEPAAQDSREDTIPNFEDQASPSSLNDISEDDEETVEDWLAEAIDDVESPTNIDSDFDFEPKIQSSDEFDDVVESLPEPEPEPVRAANMPEIIPNEFGVPEDDDWLVGEDTTNEGALTESDAEVTSESEAPVADSQLDTESQLDAAPETDAVPQTETTPQVEVAPQIEATPSDSEDEFSFDDFELPEFGEEDALAEADAEVTPELEAPVADSQLDTESQLDAAPQIEATPSDSEDEFSFDDFELPEFGEEDALAEADAEVTTELEAPVADSQLDTESQLDAAPQIETTPPVESVPQTETTSSDSEDEFSFDDFELPEFGEEDALAEAVSEPDEAQLEQDLSAETEKFEFDDLDLPEYDEESAKADSVLDDIEQSSAEPVAEIEGVELDEFDLPEYGEDEAISDAFAEKPAPLTSFSPQGEEQDALHDLFSNPQSFSQTDEFSDIEEPEVEGFTQPMTSLSEVPEQNSITALNQDEPLEGFDDFDETALAELLSEDVQDSVDNMFDKPLDATLVDSAGLDIDAMLEVGGEDWKGFNLAPEQQSSMHHDVPDDQQEIWASVGQQAEPKIKEENWAQQDNLTESDSSRDKQYMTIDELMAQVEQEGEDAINPDDEELKLDVGLNEFPDVIGDIGNYDVDNNAEAAGKLDLAKIYIEMSDSQGAIKLLEEAIVDGSDDIRREAKNLIDTLNGR; encoded by the coding sequence ATGTTTCAAATTTTCAAGCAGTGGGTAATGCCTTTTGCAGTTATCCTTGCGACTCAGATTTCCGTTGTTCGTGCAGATTCCATTCGAGTTGTAGGGCCTAATGGCCAGATACAATCAGCGCCTACGTTTTCAGAACCTCTTCAAAGAGCGCAATTCGATAGCGCTGAACCTTCTCGTTTCTATGGCCCAACTCGTGGCTCCGAAACTTTATGGTCTATCGCCTCCAAGTTACGACCTGATAATTCCGTTTCAGTCCAACAAACCCTGCTGGCTATTTATCGCTTAAACCCACAAGCGTTTGAAAATCAGAATATCCATAGTTTGCTGCCTTCCAGTAACTTACGTGTGCCCTCTTTAGAGCAAACACGTGCAAGTTCGACTCAGCAAGCGATCAACATTATGAATTCGCATTTGGCTAAGCTTGATGCTTCAGCAATTAAGCCAGCGGCTTCAAAACCCAAAGCGGTTCAAGCGCCAAGTCGAACTGATGCCAAGGCTAAACCGTTAGCGTCGACCGAATCAGTGCCTGCGAAACAAGCAAGCAAAACAGAACCTGTTAAAAAGCCATCGTCTCCAACTCAATTATTCCCAGTTAAAGAGGTGAATAAGTTAGAGAAGCAGCTAGAGCTTTCAGAAACAGAGTTGCTGTCACTTGAAGAGAAAAACCATCAGCTTCGTTTGATGTTGTCGAATGTCCAATTGGAAGTCGACGAACTAAAAACAGAACTGAGTGATGAAGACCGCATCCGCAGTGAAGTGGAAAAGCTGCTTGATGAAGAGCGTAGAAAGAACGCCGAAATCGAAAAAATGGCACCAAGTGCGATGGACGAGCTGTTATCTAATGGTTGGTTGGTTGCGGCTCTTGCGATAATTCCTGGCCTTCTACTTGGCTTGATCGTTGTGATGTTGTTAGGTCGTCGTTCTAAAGATGATGAGCAACAGCAAACGAATCAAGATCAACCGATTCAGCCAGAACCAAGCAACGTAGCGCCTATCACTCTAGGCGATGAGATGGACGACTTCGATAACGACCTTTCTCTAGATGATGAATTGTTTGGTACGGAAGATGACGCCAACAAGTTATTTGACGACCAAGCATTGGCAGAAGAAGACGATGTCTTTGCTGGCTTAGAAGAGTCCGATCTCGACTTCAATCTCGACGGTGAAGACGATGACCCATTTGCCAGCATCGGTGACAACGGTGACTTAGACACCAACTTTGATGACCTAGACTTAGACAGCAGTAACGGCATAAGTGTTAACGGCGAAGAAAAGGCACTTGGCCTTGAAGAGATGGAACGTGCGCTTGATAAAACGGCGGAAAGTGCACTTGATTCGGATGACGGCGATTTTGACCTTTCTGATGACAACGCAATGTCTACTGGTGACATTGAGGCGTTGCTATCTCAAGAATCCGCAACAGAAGATTTAGGCTCGAATGAACTAGACCAGTCTCTACTCGATGATCTGTTTGCTCTTGATGACGAAGATGATGATAGCTTCGATATCGATGCGTTGATTTCAGAAGAGCAAAATGATTCTGCTACCAACACAGAGATGTCAGCAACCGATGACTTTGACATTGATGCGCTTATCTCAGAGCAACAGAGCGATGCTAAGCCAGTTGATCTGAGCAATGACGAGTTTGATATCGATGCTCTTATCTCTGAGCAGCAGACCTCACAACCTTCAGCTCCTAGTGTAGAAGATGATATTGATGACATCTTTGCTCAAGTTGCAGCGCAAAATAATGAAGCTAATGATCCTTTTAACCTAGATAGCGACGATGAAATCGCCTCTGGCCTTAACAGCGGTTTAGCGTCTGATGATGACATCGACAGTATTCTAGCTCAGTTTGATCAGCCATTAAAAAGTGAAGAAGAACAAGGCAGCGTTGACCTACTGGATGAACAGCTATCTGGGAATGACGTTGATCTAAGCAACTCAACAGATCTCCTTGACGAAATGCTTGAAGATGAATCGGATGATGAGTCTGAAAAACCTTTAGGCTTTGATGCTTTATCTGAACTTGAAGAGCTTTCTGGTTTATCGACCGATGATGAACTAAATATCGCTGAAGACAGCACAGAAACGTTAGATGAGTTGATCAGTGATTCTGATGATGACGACTTTGAGCTTGACGCTGAGAGCACGGAACTACTCGATGATTTCCTTGATAGCGAGCTATTAGTTGACGATCTTTCAACAGATGAAACGGATAAGCAGAAAACTGAATCTTTAGACCCGTTTGATGACCTACTGACCAGTGGCATTGAAGACGAGCTTGAATCAGAAGAGCAGGCGTTTGATAAAGAGTTAGACGCAGCCTTTGATTTAGACAAAGCCAGTGATGACCTTATTATTGATTCAGACGTTGAACTTGAACAGGTAACCGCTCAACCAACTGAAGTTGAACTCCCTGAAGTCGAGTCAGCACAAACAACAGATACAAGTGAAACATTACAACCTGAACAACTTTCAACCAGCGATGAATTGTTAGATTCGGAACTTGCTGAAAACAAGGCTGATGTACAGTCTGAAAATGATAAAGCGTTTAACAGTGATGATTTTATCGATGACTTGTTTGGCGTAGCGCCTGCAACGGATGCACTGCTAGATGATGCGCTAGAAACAACTGACGAAGCGTTGATTGATGAGTTGATGACGCCTAATGACAGTGATTTACAGGAAGCGGTTGAAGAGCCAACTGAAGCTCTAATTGATCCTATTTCAGAGCCAGAACAAACGCCTCTTTCGGATGTTGCTGAAGCATTGACAGAAGAAAACGTGTCGTCTGTTGAAGATGACGAAATGGATATCGATTCACTGTTATCTGAAAATTCTGATTTCGAAGCATCAACTTTTGACGAGCTGGAGCAAGAAGAACCTAGTCAACAAAAAGCAGAGCAGGAAGAGCCAGCCGCACAAGACAGTCGTGAAGACACCATACCTAATTTTGAAGACCAAGCTTCGCCATCATCTTTGAATGATATCTCTGAAGATGATGAAGAAACGGTAGAAGATTGGTTAGCGGAAGCGATCGACGATGTAGAATCTCCAACGAACATTGACTCTGATTTTGACTTCGAACCTAAAATTCAAAGTAGCGATGAGTTTGATGATGTTGTTGAATCCTTGCCAGAGCCAGAGCCAGAGCCAGTTCGTGCTGCGAATATGCCAGAGATCATTCCTAATGAATTTGGTGTACCAGAGGACGACGATTGGCTGGTTGGAGAGGATACAACTAACGAAGGCGCATTGACGGAATCTGACGCGGAAGTAACATCGGAATCAGAAGCTCCTGTTGCAGACTCTCAACTCGATACTGAATCGCAACTAGACGCTGCACCTGAAACCGATGCTGTGCCTCAAACAGAAACCACACCGCAAGTTGAAGTTGCACCGCAAATAGAAGCTACACCATCAGACAGCGAAGATGAGTTCTCTTTTGATGACTTCGAATTGCCTGAGTTTGGTGAAGAAGATGCATTGGCGGAAGCTGATGCTGAAGTCACACCGGAATTAGAAGCTCCTGTTGCAGACTCTCAACTCGATACTGAATCGCAACTAGATGCTGCGCCTCAAATAGAAGCTACACCATCAGACAGCGAAGATGAGTTCTCTTTTGATGATTTCGAATTGCCGGAGTTTGGTGAAGAAGATGCATTGGCGGAAGCTGATGCTGAAGTCACAACGGAATTAGAAGCTCCTGTTGCAGACTCTCAACTCGATACTGAATCACAACTAGACGCTGCACCTCAAATCGAAACTACACCGCCAGTTGAATCTGTACCTCAAACTGAAACTACTTCCTCAGATAGCGAAGATGAGTTCTCTTTTGATGATTTCGAATTGCCGGAGTTTGGTGAAGAAGATGCATTAGCAGAAGCCGTTAGTGAACCCGATGAAGCACAATTAGAACAAGATCTATCTGCTGAAACAGAGAAGTTTGAGTTCGATGATCTCGATCTTCCTGAATACGATGAAGAGAGTGCCAAAGCAGACTCTGTTTTAGACGATATTGAGCAAAGCAGTGCAGAGCCGGTTGCTGAAATAGAGGGTGTGGAGTTAGATGAATTTGATTTACCGGAATACGGTGAAGATGAGGCTATCTCAGATGCGTTTGCAGAGAAGCCAGCACCACTAACTTCGTTTAGCCCTCAAGGTGAAGAGCAAGACGCGTTGCATGACTTGTTCTCAAACCCGCAAAGCTTTAGCCAGACGGATGAATTCTCTGATATAGAAGAACCTGAGGTTGAAGGTTTTACTCAACCTATGACTTCTTTAAGTGAAGTCCCTGAACAAAACTCAATTACAGCATTGAATCAAGACGAGCCACTAGAAGGCTTTGATGATTTCGATGAAACAGCATTAGCTGAGTTGTTGTCAGAAGATGTTCAAGACTCTGTCGACAACATGTTCGATAAACCCTTAGATGCCACATTGGTTGATAGTGCCGGGCTAGATATTGATGCGATGCTTGAAGTGGGTGGTGAAGATTGGAAGGGCTTCAATCTAGCACCAGAACAACAATCAAGTATGCACCACGATGTTCCTGATGATCAGCAAGAAATTTGGGCATCGGTAGGACAGCAAGCTGAACCTAAAATCAAAGAAGAGAATTGGGCTCAGCAAGACAACTTAACAGAGTCTGACAGCAGTCGTGACAAGCAATACATGACGATTGATGAACTAATGGCTCAAGTGGAACAAGAAGGCGAAGACGCAATTAATCCAGATGACGAAGAGTTAAAACTGGATGTTGGCCTTAACGAGTTCCCAGATGTGATCGGTGACATCGGTAATTATGATGTGGATAACAACGCAGAAGCCGCTGGTAAGCTTGATTTGGCGAAGATCTACATTGAGATGAGCGACTCTCAAGGTGCAATTAAGCTCTTAGAAGAGGCGATAGTTGACGGAAGCGATGATATTCGCCGAGAGGCAAAGAACCTTATCGATACGTTAAACGGCCGATAA
- the truA gene encoding tRNA pseudouridine(38-40) synthase TruA, translating to MKIALGIEYNGTHYFGWQRQRDVKSVQEELEKALSVVANHPVEVMCAGRTDAGVHGTGQVVHFETNVDRKMVAWTMGANANMPKDIAVRWATEVNEDFHARFSATARRYRYIIFNHALRPGILNSGVSHYHGHLDEKKMHEAGQYLLGENDFTSFRATHCQSRSPWRNMIHLNVTRHGHYIVIDIKANAFVHHMVRNITGSLIAVGKGEQKPEWIQWLLEAKDRKVAGATAKAEGLYLVDVDYPKHFELPREPIGPLFLPDNLN from the coding sequence ATGAAAATTGCTTTAGGTATTGAATATAACGGTACCCACTACTTTGGTTGGCAGCGCCAACGAGACGTGAAAAGTGTCCAAGAAGAATTGGAAAAGGCTCTTTCAGTTGTCGCAAATCACCCGGTAGAAGTTATGTGTGCAGGCCGAACGGATGCTGGTGTTCACGGTACGGGGCAAGTTGTTCACTTTGAAACGAATGTCGATCGCAAGATGGTGGCCTGGACAATGGGCGCGAATGCCAATATGCCAAAAGATATTGCTGTTCGTTGGGCGACAGAAGTGAATGAAGATTTTCACGCTCGCTTTTCTGCAACCGCTCGCCGTTATCGCTACATTATCTTTAACCATGCATTACGTCCTGGCATTTTGAATTCAGGAGTGAGCCATTACCATGGTCACCTTGATGAGAAAAAAATGCATGAAGCGGGTCAATACTTACTTGGTGAGAACGATTTCACTTCGTTTAGGGCCACGCATTGTCAATCTCGTAGCCCTTGGCGAAACATGATTCACTTGAACGTGACCCGTCACGGGCACTACATAGTGATCGATATTAAAGCGAATGCGTTTGTTCACCACATGGTGAGGAATATCACTGGTAGCTTAATTGCAGTAGGTAAAGGTGAGCAAAAACCAGAGTGGATCCAATGGCTTTTAGAAGCAAAAGATCGAAAAGTGGCAGGCGCGACTGCAAAAGCAGAAGGCTTGTATCTGGTAGACGTTGATTATCCTAAACATTTTGAGTTACCACGAGAGCCAATTGGCCCTCTATTTTTACCGGATAATTTGAACTAA
- the accD gene encoding acetyl-CoA carboxylase, carboxyltransferase subunit beta has translation MSWLEKILEKSNIVTSRKASIPEGVWTKCTSCEQVLYHAELERNLEVCPKCDHHMRMKARRRLDTFLDKGERVELGADLEPQDKLKFKDSKRYKERISTAQKNSGETDALIAMKGELLGLPIVACAFEFSFMGGSMGSVVGARFVKAVDAAIENNCGLVCFSASGGARMQEALMSLMQMAKTSAALERLTAKGLPFISVMTDPTMGGVSASLAMLGDVNIGEPKALIGFAGRRVIEQTVREDLPEGFQRSEFLLDHGAIDMIVDRREMRQRVASLVAKMTNQPSPLVVSVNDSPNEATYEVPEAPEKG, from the coding sequence ATGAGTTGGCTTGAAAAGATTTTAGAAAAGAGCAACATCGTAACATCTCGTAAAGCGTCTATCCCTGAAGGGGTTTGGACTAAATGTACTTCTTGTGAGCAGGTTCTGTATCATGCTGAACTAGAGCGTAACTTAGAAGTATGTCCAAAATGTGACCATCACATGCGCATGAAAGCACGTCGCCGTCTGGATACATTCCTAGACAAAGGTGAGCGTGTTGAACTTGGTGCTGATCTTGAACCACAAGATAAGCTAAAGTTCAAAGATTCTAAGCGTTACAAAGAGCGTATCTCTACAGCACAGAAAAACAGTGGTGAGACAGATGCACTAATCGCAATGAAAGGCGAACTTCTTGGTTTACCTATCGTAGCGTGTGCTTTTGAATTCTCATTCATGGGCGGTTCAATGGGCTCTGTTGTTGGTGCTCGTTTTGTGAAAGCTGTTGATGCGGCTATCGAAAACAACTGTGGCTTAGTTTGTTTCTCTGCAAGTGGCGGCGCACGTATGCAAGAGGCACTTATGTCTCTAATGCAAATGGCGAAAACCAGCGCGGCTCTAGAACGTTTGACTGCGAAAGGCTTACCATTTATCTCAGTAATGACAGACCCAACAATGGGTGGTGTTTCTGCGAGTTTGGCTATGCTAGGTGATGTAAACATCGGTGAGCCAAAAGCTCTGATCGGTTTTGCGGGACGTCGTGTAATTGAACAAACAGTACGTGAAGACCTACCTGAAGGTTTCCAACGTAGTGAGTTCCTATTAGACCACGGTGCTATCGACATGATCGTTGACCGTCGTGAGATGCGTCAGCGCGTTGCAAGCCTTGTTGCTAAAATGACCAACCAGCCTTCGCCATTAGTAGTTTCTGTGAACGATTCACCGAATGAAGCTACTTATGAAGTACCAGAAGCGCCAGAAAAAGGGTAA
- the folC gene encoding bifunctional tetrahydrofolate synthase/dihydrofolate synthase, translated as MSQQPIPQATSSLEMWLDYLSNIHTSAIDLGLDRVQAVASKANLTKPAQHVITVAGTNGKGSTCALMEAILLDAGYSVGVYSSPHLIRYNERVRINGQDLSDEKMVQSFDSIEKERGEISLSFFEYGTLAALRAFQAEAVDVVLLEVGLGGRLDATNIVEHDVSVITSLAVDHVDWLGDDINVIGFEKAGIYRSGKPAICGQPKPPATVAAHADDIQAEFYQVGIQYTYDVDGDAWNWRSGAFELEALPIPSLPLPNAATALMALGTSELTISDVNVVNGLKSAQLPGRMQKISDQPVIVLDVAHNPHSAEYFVQQVTKTYAGKNLHVVVAMLHDKDIPSTLEVLAPITTHWYPASLQGPRAATAAELCQSLPQGVEQHINPVAAFEAALASVKGDDVVLVVGSFHTVGEVLEHWQKKGN; from the coding sequence ATGAGTCAACAACCTATTCCTCAAGCCACATCCTCTTTGGAGATGTGGCTTGATTATTTATCAAACATCCACACAAGCGCTATTGATCTTGGGCTAGACCGAGTTCAGGCCGTCGCCTCTAAGGCAAATCTCACTAAACCTGCTCAACACGTGATTACCGTTGCTGGAACTAATGGTAAAGGCTCAACGTGTGCACTGATGGAAGCCATTCTATTGGACGCTGGGTATTCGGTTGGTGTCTACAGTTCGCCTCACTTAATTCGCTATAACGAACGTGTTCGTATCAACGGCCAAGATCTATCTGATGAAAAGATGGTTCAGTCTTTCGATTCTATTGAGAAAGAACGTGGCGAAATCAGTCTTAGCTTCTTTGAATATGGCACTTTGGCGGCGTTACGCGCTTTTCAAGCAGAAGCGGTTGATGTCGTGTTATTAGAAGTGGGTCTAGGTGGGCGTTTAGATGCGACCAATATCGTCGAACATGATGTATCTGTAATTACCAGTTTAGCTGTCGACCATGTTGATTGGCTGGGTGATGATATCAACGTGATTGGTTTTGAGAAGGCGGGTATCTATCGTAGTGGTAAACCAGCAATCTGTGGTCAGCCTAAGCCTCCGGCTACGGTTGCTGCGCATGCTGATGATATTCAGGCTGAATTCTATCAAGTGGGTATTCAATATACTTATGATGTTGATGGTGATGCTTGGAACTGGCGCAGTGGCGCATTTGAATTAGAAGCGCTACCAATTCCAAGTCTACCATTACCCAATGCAGCAACAGCGTTGATGGCGTTGGGGACTTCAGAACTCACTATTAGTGATGTTAATGTAGTGAACGGTTTGAAGAGTGCTCAGCTTCCTGGACGTATGCAGAAAATTAGCGACCAACCTGTGATTGTGCTTGATGTGGCACACAATCCACACTCAGCTGAATACTTTGTACAGCAAGTCACTAAGACGTATGCAGGTAAAAACTTACACGTTGTTGTCGCTATGCTTCATGACAAAGATATTCCTTCGACATTGGAAGTATTAGCACCAATCACAACACATTGGTATCCAGCATCACTGCAAGGGCCTCGCGCAGCAACAGCCGCGGAGTTGTGTCAAAGCCTTCCTCAAGGTGTAGAGCAGCATATAAACCCTGTAGCGGCGTTTGAAGCGGCTTTAGCGTCGGTTAAAGGTGACGATGTTGTGTTGGTGGTCGGTTCTTTCCATACCGTAGGGGAAGTGTTGGAGCATTGGCAGAAAAAAGGAAACTAA
- a CDS encoding SPOR domain-containing protein, producing MASKFQSRLVGTIILVAIGVIVLPDVLDGKKLHYKEEFASIPIKPELDSNVEVFDVLDPVEDQIALPDSPVEQVVESGVADKSDTQTASSSNNKEADKVAVVVKPVPEKNEYQDSAWLIQLMALKNADNAKNVVKDLQKRGYQAHTKQEKTFTRVIIGPDVSKSKLERQIKELEKITGSKGQLLKFKPLNP from the coding sequence ATGGCAAGTAAATTCCAAAGCCGATTAGTCGGTACCATTATTTTAGTAGCTATTGGCGTGATCGTATTGCCAGATGTACTTGATGGTAAGAAGCTCCATTATAAAGAAGAGTTTGCAAGCATTCCGATTAAGCCTGAGCTTGATAGTAATGTAGAGGTTTTTGATGTGCTCGATCCCGTTGAAGATCAGATTGCGCTACCGGATTCTCCGGTTGAGCAAGTGGTTGAAAGTGGTGTTGCCGATAAATCCGATACGCAAACGGCGTCATCTTCAAATAATAAAGAAGCTGACAAAGTGGCAGTGGTGGTGAAACCAGTACCAGAAAAAAATGAATACCAAGACAGTGCTTGGCTTATTCAATTGATGGCTTTGAAGAATGCTGATAACGCAAAAAACGTTGTTAAGGATTTACAAAAGCGTGGTTACCAGGCCCACACCAAGCAAGAGAAAACTTTTACGCGAGTAATTATTGGCCCTGATGTCTCTAAATCCAAACTTGAGCGACAAATTAAGGAATTAGAAAAAATTACGGGTTCAAAAGGCCAATTGCTCAAATTTAAACCGTTAAATCCATAA
- a CDS encoding CvpA family protein, whose product MNWLDFVILGVIGFSAVISLVRGFAKEALSLVIWFGAFFIASQYYVKLAVYFTNIEDDMFRNGTAIAALFVATLVVGALVNYVIGQLVQKTGLSGTDRILGVVFGGLRGVLIVSAVLFFMDAFTAFPSSEWWKNSQLVPEFSRIIAPFFEHLQATSSFLSGAL is encoded by the coding sequence ATGAATTGGTTAGATTTTGTCATTTTAGGCGTGATCGGCTTCTCCGCCGTGATCAGTTTAGTTCGTGGTTTTGCTAAAGAAGCATTGTCACTCGTTATTTGGTTTGGTGCTTTTTTTATCGCCAGTCAGTATTACGTCAAATTGGCGGTTTACTTTACGAATATCGAAGATGATATGTTTCGAAACGGAACTGCGATAGCAGCATTATTTGTTGCAACGTTAGTTGTTGGTGCCTTAGTTAACTATGTCATCGGTCAACTAGTTCAGAAAACAGGCCTGTCGGGTACAGACAGAATCCTCGGTGTCGTCTTTGGCGGTTTACGTGGTGTTTTGATTGTCTCTGCAGTGTTGTTTTTCATGGATGCGTTTACTGCATTCCCAAGTTCTGAGTGGTGGAAGAATTCGCAATTGGTTCCGGAATTTAGTCGAATCATTGCGCCGTTCTTCGAGCATTTACAAGCAACATCTAGTTTCTTATCTGGCGCGCTTTAG
- the purF gene encoding amidophosphoribosyltransferase, whose product MCGIVGIVGSTPVNQSIYDALTVLQHRGQDAAGICTIESNRFRLRKANGLVKDVFEAKHMQRLQGNVGIGHVRYPTAGSSSASEAQPFYVNSPFGITLAHNGNLTNANQVREKLFEKDRRHVNTTSDSEVLLNVLAHEIDTVKGNVTSEDVFRAVANVHRTIRGAYAVTAMIIGHGMIAFRDPHGIRPLCLGKREVNGKTEYMVASESVALDAVGFDFMRDVAPGEAIYATFEGELFTKQCADNPQLNPCIFEFVYFARPDSFIDKISVYSARVEMGEMLGKRIKEEYADLDIDVVIPIPETSNDIALRIAQAIDKPYRQGFVKNRYVGRTFIMPGQQQRKKSVRRKLNAIRSEFKGKNVLLVDDSIVRGTTSEQIIEMARDSGASKVFMVSAAPEVRFPNVYGIDMPSATELIAHGRDNETICKQIGADALIFQTLPDLISAVGMGNQDISRFDTSVFNGEYVTGDIDQAYLDFLDSLRNDDSKVEREIQQDLANLELHNEGA is encoded by the coding sequence ATGTGTGGTATTGTTGGAATCGTGGGTTCAACTCCTGTAAACCAGTCTATTTATGACGCTTTAACGGTATTGCAGCATCGTGGCCAAGATGCCGCTGGTATTTGTACCATAGAAAGCAATCGTTTCCGTCTTCGTAAGGCGAACGGTTTAGTTAAAGATGTTTTTGAAGCAAAACACATGCAGCGCCTCCAAGGTAACGTTGGTATTGGTCATGTTCGCTATCCTACAGCGGGCAGTTCAAGTGCTTCTGAAGCTCAACCTTTCTACGTAAACTCTCCTTTTGGCATCACGTTGGCGCACAACGGTAACCTAACGAATGCAAATCAAGTTCGTGAGAAGTTGTTCGAAAAAGATCGTCGTCATGTAAACACAACCTCTGATTCTGAAGTCCTACTGAACGTATTGGCTCATGAGATTGATACCGTTAAAGGTAACGTGACTTCAGAAGATGTTTTCCGCGCAGTTGCAAACGTGCACCGCACTATCCGTGGTGCTTACGCAGTAACAGCGATGATCATTGGCCACGGCATGATCGCATTCCGTGACCCACATGGTATTCGTCCATTGTGTCTTGGTAAGCGTGAAGTTAACGGTAAAACAGAGTACATGGTTGCGTCTGAGTCAGTCGCGTTAGACGCTGTTGGTTTTGATTTTATGCGTGACGTAGCACCCGGTGAAGCGATCTACGCAACATTCGAAGGTGAACTTTTCACTAAACAATGTGCAGACAATCCTCAACTAAACCCATGTATCTTCGAGTTTGTTTACTTTGCTCGTCCTGATTCGTTCATCGATAAAATTTCGGTTTACAGTGCGCGTGTTGAAATGGGTGAGATGTTAGGTAAGCGTATTAAAGAAGAGTACGCAGACCTAGACATTGACGTAGTTATCCCAATTCCTGAAACATCGAATGATATAGCGCTACGAATTGCTCAAGCGATCGACAAGCCATATCGTCAAGGTTTCGTGAAAAACCGTTACGTTGGCCGCACGTTTATCATGCCTGGTCAGCAACAGCGTAAGAAGTCGGTTCGCCGTAAACTCAACGCGATTCGTTCTGAGTTTAAAGGTAAGAACGTTCTATTGGTTGATGATTCTATTGTTCGCGGTACAACATCAGAGCAGATCATTGAGATGGCTCGTGATTCAGGTGCAAGTAAAGTCTTCATGGTTTCAGCCGCGCCAGAGGTTCGCTTCCCTAACGTTTACGGTATTGATATGCCGAGCGCAACTGAGCTAATTGCTCATGGTCGTGATAACGAAACGATTTGTAAGCAGATTGGCGCAGACGCTTTGATCTTCCAAACGCTACCAGATTTAATCTCTGCGGTTGGTATGGGTAACCAAGATATCTCTCGCTTTGATACTTCGGTATTTAATGGTGAGTATGTAACGGGTGATATCGACCAAGCGTACTTAGATTTCCTTGATTCTTTACGTAATGACGATTCAAAAGTTGAGCGCGAGATCCAACAAGACCTCGCTAACTTAGAGTTACATAACGAAGGTGCTTAG